The following are encoded together in the Oscarella lobularis chromosome 10, ooOscLobu1.1, whole genome shotgun sequence genome:
- the LOC136192006 gene encoding mediator of RNA polymerase II transcription subunit 16-like: MTPAFRTKWSIDCSRLIECVLPEESASIAWSTTNAIAFASSESPSSSLKRGSHLVHIVYPERPWERTTFDAGGLVYRLLWNYDGTKLLGVDTRGKCSIWQADENFANVWKSIWTLSDCERFVGLSWLQRGPQHTFQVLGEVSLSWSKVFPIAKSRPVLRGVWGQSTDGFIGLSASGKLHVALLASDRLVASEQLPHWKEKEMCAGDLLVTPDGLISVAVADQDCIISVYQVTLDVVGKDKCTMKIEKCSQFNVTDTSSIHLPSKINKLCLQWHSALSVIINVSGVMTDNNVEIWESSSSSMSDFNWIKQASYRIDDGSVAELALAGIPSVAGSTSDDVAYAMGSEAAMGIRRPGLTLPLRSDSSSSSGGGMRGAVIVSLCTGKLLCLDRKNLSLIASVHVSRRDEANLSTDGHYLIPASKRARKAVSHRAVALATSPCSCCVATVTDAGEFLVFRLSPRALGLKQDVLSPVHMAKQFTSLLLYGLVSGRDWWDVLVSFCATPKMEGLFEEIWRQLECSFTAQSQSQQELHCLQYLSMLYMLGRCSADGFDAASLAHSQLTLNALGSYIKALLVGPLDNVGGKWPEEQLTGLKNDKRDDLEEVRKGINLHESMLPSPEALLCCRHLVQWTVDTASSLIQKNGLALSKAPFYVRTASLGLLRELLVIVQIWVELQPRCSPRFTRVPSSMDCLSVLFKQVTKLWNERQRESSHQDPVAGDIDSTVPLVPAPPDLDSSIHLMLAKGFTVGRYGNMSQPVEYEFDCSPGHFQHPMALKSHDPFLSSGLKTPKGFEPPRNTAMIVRDIVDLLFIASDESGLMRKCSRCSGLSMVRESGTNQELSLFDVWGSYWTHSCMCGGQWIRQQEN; the protein is encoded by the exons ATGACTCCCGCTTTCCGCACGAAGTGGAGCATTGATTGCTCTCGACTGATTGAATG CGTTCTTCCCGAAGAGAGCGCCAGCATTGCGTGGTCAACGACAAATGCAATCGCTTTTGCGTCATCAGAAtctccatcgtcgtcgctaaa ACGAGGCTCGCATCTCGTTCACATCGTTTATCCAGAGAGACCGTGGGAGAGGACGAC TTTTGACGCCGGCGGTCTTGTGTATCGATTGCTGTGGAACTACGACGGCACGAAGTTGCTCGGGGTCGACACGCGTGGAAAATGTTCTATATGGCAAGCTGAC GAGAACTTCGCGAACGTTTGGAAGTCCATTTGGACTCTATCGGACTGCGAAAGATTCGTTGGGTTATCCTGGCTTCAGAGAGGGCCTCAG CATACATTTCAAGTGCTCGGTGAAGTATCTCTGTCGTGGAGCAAGGTGTTTCCCATTGCGAAAAGTCGTCCGGTTCTTCGCGGCGTTTGGGGCCAGTCGACTGACGGATTCATCGGTCTTTCAGCGAGCGGAAAG CTTCACGTGGCCTTACTCGCGTCAgatcgactcgtcgcctCCGAGCAACTTCCTCattggaaagagaaagagatgtGCGCTGGCGACTTGCTAGTGACTCCAG ATGGACTTATTTCTGTGGCCGTTGCTGATCAAGATTGCATTATAAGCGTCTATCAAGTTACACTGGATGTGGTTGGAAAGG ATAAATGTACGATGAAAATTGAGAAATGTTCGCAATTTAACGTGACGgacacgtcgtcgattcaCTTGCCGAGCA aaatcaataaattgtGTCTTCAGTGGCACTCCGCTCTCTCGGTTATAATCAATGTATCAG GTGTCATGACAGATAACAACGTTGAGATATGGGAGAGCAGCTCGTCCTCCATGTCCGACTTCAACTGGATCAAACAGGCGAGCTAtcgcatcgacgacggctcCGTCGCGGAGCTCGCTCTCGCGGGCATCCCATCCGTTGCCGGATCCActtccgacgacgtcgcgtacGCAATGGGAAGCGAAGCGGCAATGGGCATTCGACGACCGGGTCTCACTCTTCCCCTTCGaagcgactcgtcgtcgagcagcGGCGGAGGAATGCGCGGTGCGGTGATCGTGTCTCTCTGCACGGGAAAATTGTTGTGCTTGGATCG AAAAAATCTTTCGTTGATTGCTTCCGTCCATGTCTCTCGTAGAGACGAAGCCAATCTTTCTACAGATGGTCACTATCTCATACCAG CTTCGAAGAGGGCGCGAAAGGCTGTCTCGCATCGCGCTGTCGCTCTGGCCACGTCGCCGTGTAGCTGCTGCGTTGCTACGGTTACCGATGCGGGAGAATTTCTCGTGTTCAGACTCAGTCCCAGGGCACTTGGTTTGAAGCAAG aCGTGTTAAGTCCGGTTCACATGGCTAAGCAGTTCACGAGTTTGCTATTATACGGTCTTGTCTCCGGTCGAGACTGGTGGGACGTCCTTGTCTCGTTTTGCGCTACACCAAAGATGGAAG gtcttttcGAAGAGATTTGGAGGCAGCTTGAATGCTCATTTACTGCTCAGTCGCAATCTCAGCAGGAGCTGCATTGTTTGCAATATCTTTCTATGCTCTACATGTTGGGGCG GTGCTCAGCTGACGGCTTTGATGCTGCTTCTCTCGCGCATTCACAGTTGACACTGAACGCGCTGGGCTCCTATATCAAAGCCTTGCTGGTCGGTCCGCTGGATAACGTTGGCGGAAAGTGGCCGGAAGAGCAGCTAACTG GTCTGAAGAATGACAAAAGGGACGATCTCGAAGAAGTGAGAAAAGGCATTAATCTTCACGAATCCATGCTGCCAAGCCCTG AGGCTCTTTTGTGTTGCCGTCACCTTGTTCAGTGGACAGTGGACACGGCATCGTCTCTAATACAGAAAAACGGCTTGGCTCTTTCGAAG GCGCCCTTTTATGTCAGGACCGCGTCTCTAGGTCTTCTCCGCGAATTGTTAGTCATCGTTCAGATTTGGGTTGAGCTGCAGCCGCGCTGTTCGCCGAGGTTCACGAGAGTGCCAT CTTCCATGGACTGCTTGTCGGTTTTGTTCAAACAGGTCACAAAGCTGTGGAACGAGAGACAGCGCGAAAGCTCTCACCAAGACCCCGTTGCGGGAGACATAG ATTCGACTGTTCCTTTGGTTCCTGCACCGCCCGACTTAGATTCTTCAATTCATCTGATGCTCGCCAAAG GATTCACCGTTGGACGATATGGAAACATGAGCCAACCTGTTGAATATGAGTTCGATTGCAGTCCCGGGCACTTTCAGCATCCAATGGCTCTGAAGTCTCACGATCCCTTCTTGTCGTCAG gcctaaagaCGCCGAAAGGCTTTGAACCACCGCGAAATACTGCAATGATTGTACGAGATATCGTGGATCTTCTTTTTATTGCCTCTGACGAATCAGGTCTAATGAGAAAGTGTTCAAG GTGCTCTGGGTTGTCGATGGTACGAGAATCAGGAACTAATCAGGAACTTTCCTTGTTCGACGTATGGGGCAGCTATTGGACACACTCTTGCATGTGCGGGGGACAGTGGATACGCCaacaagaaaattaa
- the LOC136192011 gene encoding myoblast growth factor receptor egl-15-like yields MLRLSVVPLALAILEATSMQLPPCRVNIALDEDGLDVLPGLRLFVGEVPTYGVRDGIETLLFGRFLALMKGFEIGHEYTKLPFLIWTTDSRSSLNYSVTASSSDLAVSSPPNLGSQPNKGLLFFYNGSDPSEKYIPNTEIIAPCDGIAGQVDYQLSYSVTGSNCVGYRLELDLKKICIDCKLQNSCRPIPTTNTSPPTSNPSVSNFPTVFSTASIETPTGTPTASSSSFTTATSNGQVTDDDRTMLLITISGSIGFLFLLTIFLIIIIAMRKRQSRNREAKSTFTLPQPKESKQDQWTIAPSSLLFQEKLGEGAFGNVYKALLNTYVDGVPSKTTVAVKCLKASAEKEQLTMMQKEIGVMKAMKDVEGNEPHPHILQMIGHYSGNWLTESVMLVLEIADLGNLLSYLRANRPKGNDDSDDDDEDINSSETKNYRDQKGSVSSTVSVDSHFPGPEDFALECLQIAENIASGMAWMEANRFVHRDLAARNVLLTRKDDRKIAKISDFGMGREVYESGMYKWQKGQRVPVKWWSPESLELYECTTKGDVWSYGVVLWEMATLGRCPYPGIALVELLPKLKDGYRLPKPESCSDEAYALMSSCWKYCPQKRPKFRELLCQLQEMMSSERNYLPVLCT; encoded by the exons ATGCTTCGTCTGAGCGTCGTGCCACTTGCCTTGGCCATACTGGAAGCCACGTCAATGCAGCTTCCACCCTGCAGAGTCAACATTGCGTTGGACGAAGATGGATTGGATGTCCTACCAG GTTTGCGACTCTTCGTCGGTGAAGTGCCTACGTACGGGGTTCGAGATGGAATAGAAACGCTCCTCTTTGGACGTTTTTTGGCTCTCATGAAAGGATTCGAAATCGGGCACGAATACACAAAACTTCCGTTTTTGATATGGACAACCGATTCCAGATCATCG CTAAACTACAGTGTAACGGCATCCAGCTCAGACTTGGCAGTTTCCTCACCTCCGAATCTTGGTTCTCAACCAAACAAAGGACTCTTATTCTTTTACAACGGATCAGACCCCAGTGAAAAATACATACCTA ATACTGAAATTATTGCGCCCTGTGATGGAATAGCTGGGCAAGTAGACTACCAATTGAGTTACTCCGTCACGGGCAGCAACTGCGTAGGTTATCGTCTGGAGCTTGacttgaagaaaatttgcATAG ACTGCAAGCTCCAAAACTCGTGTAGACCTATTCCGACAACAAATACAAGTCCGCCTACGTCAAATCCCTCTGTATCGAATTTCCCTACTGTCTTTTCTACTGCTTCAATTGAAACACCCACTGGGACGCCAACAGCATCATCATCCTCGTTTACAACAGCAACTAGCAATGGGCAAGTAACTGACGACGATAGAACAATGCTTCTTATCACTATTAGTGGCTCCATCGGCTTTCTGTTCCTATTGACTATCTTTCTCATAATCATTATTGCTATGAGAAAAAGACAGAGTAGAAACAGAGAAGCAAAGTCTACCTTTACACTGCCGCAACcaaaagaatcaaagcaAGACCAATGGACAATTGCACCAAGTAGCCTTCTCTTTCAAGAAAAGCTCGGAGAAGGGGCATTTGGGAACGTTTACAAGGCACTATTAAACACCTACGTTGATGGCGTGCCATCCAAGACAACGGTGGCAGTCAAGTGCCTTAAAG CATCAGCAGAAAAAGAGCAACTTACTATGATGCAGAAGGAAATTGGTGTCATGAAAGCAATGAAAGACGTGGAGGGCAATGAACCTCACCCGCATATTCTTCAGATGATTGGCCACTACAGCGGAAACTGGCTCACAGAATCCGTCATGCTCGTGCTGGAAATCGCCGACTTGGGCAATCTTCTCAGCTATCTAAGAGCCAATAGGCCAAAG GGCAACGATGATagtgatgacgacgacgaggacatCAACTCAAGTGAAACAAAGAACTACAGAGATCAGAAAGGATCGGTCAGTAGCACTGTCAGCGTAGATAGTCACTTTCCTGGACCAGAAGATTTCGCGCTGGAATGCCTCCAAATTGCTGAGAATATTGCTTCAGGAATG GCTTGGATGGAAGCGAACCGCTTTGTTCACCGCGATTTAGCCGCCCGAAACGTGCTGCTGACGCGGAAAGACGatcgaaaaatcgccaaaaTATCTGACTTCGGCATGGGCCGCGAGGTGTATGAGTCCGGAATGTACAAATGGCAGAAAGGTCAGCGTGTGCCCGTCAAATGGTGGTCCCCCGAATCATTGGAATTATACGAGTGCACAACTAAAGGCGACGT GTGGTCATACGGTGTTGTTCTGTGGGAAATGGCCACGCTCGGACGATGTCCCTACCCTGGTATTGCCCTCGTGGAGCTCTTACCGAAACTCAAGGATGGCTACCGATTGCCTAAGCCGGAGTCCTGCTCTGATGAAGC gtaCGCACTAATGAGTTCTTGCTGGAAGTACTGCCCCCAAAAGAGGCCAAAATTCAGAGAACTGCTTTGTCAACTGCAAGAAATGATGAGCTCGGAGAGAAATTATCTTCCCGTTCTGTGTACCTGA